In one window of Streptomyces griseus subsp. griseus DNA:
- a CDS encoding OmpL47-type beta-barrel domain-containing protein, with protein MRHPTYLARRRHRPPSFWVALLASLVMVLGLTSTAAYGKGDDAPAAKAADQVLTWTAGDPIDHYLSAPETAVAGKATIVFENSTATGNTTGMPHTLTFSTSDPEHNNDVQVNILANPTDSEGGKHSVEVTLTPGTYLYSCTIPGHGQMKGILTVTEGGGEEDTEAPATSAKVDGDKNADGAYIGQATVTVEATDAGSGVDTVEYALGADGEWQPYTAPVVVNEVGDHTVRYRATDKAGNTAEEKSVEFAVAAPPTDDETPPETSATVSGEQDGDGAYLGMATVTVTASDTGSGVNTIEYALGADGEWQPYTAPVMVHEVGEHTVRYRATDRSGNVAAEKTVTFTVIEPPSQDKTAPETSVKLEGSKNSDGAFITSAKATITATDDDSGVDKVEYSLDGGPYLAYTTPVIVDRVGHHTVAHRATDKAGNTSEAKKVSFTVAQGGGVPAPNCPEFDERHTVFVGTIDSGVPNRITRNRCTINELIEDEKDWSSNALFLKHVTAVLDKLKGDGVIDQRERKAINQAAKQSGIGKPGQSEGYTKLFDGTAASLAKWQHVGGGKFELNEEEGSITSSTKVDGMGMLWLPNRAYGDFSLKLQWRDDAPGSGNANGGVFVRFPKVHDHPEESRPEWVAIKYGHEIQVYDRPDGDMYKTGSVYGFDRVGLGGAGVTPKGTWNDYEIKVVDQHYEIYRNGVLINEFDNTRGQLFEPPRGDDPGTDGRRFASGYIGLQVHGATDVISYRDVRIKEL; from the coding sequence GTGAGACACCCCACGTACCTCGCTAGGCGGCGGCATCGGCCGCCGAGCTTCTGGGTGGCCCTGCTGGCCTCCCTGGTCATGGTCCTCGGCCTGACCTCGACGGCCGCGTACGGCAAGGGCGACGACGCCCCCGCGGCGAAGGCCGCCGATCAGGTGCTGACCTGGACGGCGGGCGACCCGATCGACCACTACCTCTCCGCGCCGGAGACGGCGGTGGCCGGCAAGGCGACCATCGTCTTCGAGAACAGCACGGCGACCGGCAACACGACGGGCATGCCGCACACGCTGACGTTCAGCACGTCGGACCCGGAGCACAACAACGACGTCCAGGTGAACATCCTGGCCAACCCGACCGACTCCGAGGGCGGCAAGCACAGCGTCGAGGTCACGCTCACCCCGGGCACGTACCTCTACTCCTGCACGATCCCCGGCCACGGTCAGATGAAGGGCATCCTGACCGTCACCGAGGGCGGCGGCGAGGAGGACACCGAGGCCCCGGCCACCTCGGCGAAGGTCGACGGCGACAAGAACGCCGACGGCGCCTACATCGGCCAGGCCACCGTCACCGTCGAGGCGACCGACGCGGGCTCCGGCGTCGACACCGTGGAGTACGCGCTCGGTGCCGACGGCGAGTGGCAGCCGTACACCGCGCCCGTCGTGGTGAACGAGGTCGGCGACCACACGGTCCGCTACCGGGCCACCGACAAGGCGGGCAACACGGCGGAGGAGAAGTCCGTCGAGTTCGCGGTCGCCGCACCGCCGACGGACGACGAGACCCCGCCGGAGACCTCGGCGACCGTCTCGGGTGAACAGGACGGCGACGGAGCCTACCTGGGCATGGCGACGGTCACCGTGACCGCGTCCGACACCGGGTCCGGCGTCAACACCATCGAGTACGCGCTCGGCGCCGACGGCGAGTGGCAGCCGTACACCGCACCGGTGATGGTCCACGAGGTGGGCGAGCACACCGTCCGCTACCGGGCCACCGACCGGTCGGGGAACGTCGCGGCCGAGAAGACCGTCACGTTCACCGTCATCGAGCCGCCGTCGCAGGACAAGACGGCCCCGGAGACCTCGGTGAAGCTGGAGGGGAGCAAGAACTCCGACGGCGCGTTCATCACCAGCGCCAAGGCCACGATCACCGCGACCGACGACGACTCGGGCGTGGACAAGGTGGAGTACAGCCTGGACGGCGGTCCCTACCTCGCGTACACCACCCCCGTGATCGTCGACCGGGTCGGCCACCACACGGTCGCCCACCGGGCCACGGACAAGGCGGGCAACACCTCCGAGGCGAAGAAGGTGTCGTTCACCGTCGCCCAGGGCGGCGGGGTCCCGGCGCCGAACTGCCCCGAGTTCGACGAGCGGCACACCGTCTTCGTCGGCACGATCGACTCGGGCGTACCGAACCGGATCACCCGCAACCGCTGCACGATCAACGAGCTGATCGAGGACGAGAAGGACTGGTCCTCCAACGCGCTGTTCCTCAAGCACGTGACGGCGGTCCTCGACAAGCTCAAGGGCGACGGCGTCATCGACCAGCGCGAGCGCAAGGCGATCAACCAGGCCGCCAAGCAGTCGGGCATCGGGAAGCCGGGCCAGTCCGAGGGCTACACCAAGCTCTTCGACGGTACGGCGGCCTCGCTCGCCAAGTGGCAGCACGTGGGCGGCGGCAAGTTCGAGCTGAACGAGGAGGAGGGCTCGATCACCAGCTCCACCAAGGTCGACGGGATGGGCATGCTGTGGCTGCCGAACCGGGCCTACGGTGACTTCTCGCTGAAGCTCCAGTGGCGGGACGACGCCCCGGGCTCGGGCAACGCCAACGGCGGGGTCTTCGTCCGCTTCCCGAAGGTGCACGACCACCCGGAGGAGTCCCGTCCGGAGTGGGTCGCCATCAAGTACGGCCATGAGATCCAGGTCTACGACCGGCCGGACGGCGACATGTACAAGACCGGGTCGGTCTACGGATTCGACCGGGTCGGTCTCGGCGGCGCCGGGGTCACGCCCAAGGGCACCTGGAACGACTACGAGATCAAGGTGGTCGACCAGCACTACGAGATCTACCGCAACGGTGTCCTGATCAACGAGTTCGACAACACCCGCGGCCAGCTCTTCGAGCCGCCGCGCGGTGACGACCCGGGCACCGACGGCCGGCGGTTCGCCTCCGGCTACATCGGGCTCCAGGTCCACGGCGCCACGGACGTCATCTCCTACCGCGACGTCCGGATCAAGGAGCTGTAA
- a CDS encoding ThuA domain-containing protein, with protein MQGAPHHRSRSRRRRGLAATVAAGALTVSLLGAGGPANADTSPDRDLVEKMATTLSLPTPPGAKNQVKVLVFHASAGDEAPYADAGIAAIEKIGQTGPEAGRFTTVATANPNVFTNGKRLGSFHAVVFLTGGGDVLDPAQEAGLEAYMEAGGGFLGIHDAARTEPYSDWFTGLIGARPAANSPTGVQRATVEIGDRVHPATKSLPLEWKRPDKWLNWTKNPSGEVHTVARVRELTYKPGASANGWDHPVSWCRDYDGGRSFYTAMGGTADSFAETDFRDHLRGALAWTNRTSQADCKATITANYTAERLTQPNQPGQNDQIGEPHGLVTAPDGKVFYIGRGGADSSVPVVTDWNNPNIGKGKGEIHVYDPKTKKVTLAGALDVFGNKGGGDELVKVEEGLLGIELDPDFASNGWVYLHYTPHAKIDRDKRMAVRQVSRFTYDQAAGRLDLASEKVLLGWPVQINSCCHSGGGMAWDSKGNLYIATGDNNSSGFTGGYSGNNPEPNYKGMAFADARRTSGNTNNLNGKILRIHPEDDGTYTLPSGNLFTGKEPDEGGGKTRGEIYVMGVRNPARISVDPSTDTLYAGWVGPDAGSASTTWGPAKYDTFAAITKAGNHGWPFCMGNNQPYRDRNLPDPSKPLGWYDCNAPKNESPHNNGLVKLPPVTPNNIWYSPQGGGVDYPRDANGVPSYKAEEQKELLPWLKGGGQATMNGPVYRYDAQSDSTAKWPAYWDGKWFVGDFYDDTQPRHAVTMDPKTAGKGGLPTHAESLKKIIPVGNDGIRNLMDWKFAPDGSLYVLDYGRGFFTSDSKSALWRVTYKGGAATPAVKDLVGKAAAQ; from the coding sequence ATGCAAGGCGCACCGCATCACCGGTCCAGATCACGACGCCGACGCGGCCTCGCGGCGACCGTGGCGGCCGGCGCACTGACCGTGTCCTTGCTGGGCGCGGGCGGTCCGGCCAACGCGGACACGTCGCCGGACCGGGATCTGGTCGAGAAGATGGCGACAACGTTGTCCTTGCCGACCCCGCCGGGCGCGAAGAACCAGGTGAAGGTGCTGGTCTTCCACGCGTCGGCGGGCGACGAGGCGCCGTACGCGGACGCCGGGATCGCGGCCATCGAGAAGATCGGGCAGACCGGCCCGGAGGCCGGGCGGTTCACCACCGTGGCCACCGCCAACCCGAACGTCTTCACCAACGGCAAGCGGCTCGGCTCCTTCCACGCGGTCGTCTTCCTGACCGGCGGCGGTGACGTCCTGGACCCGGCGCAGGAGGCGGGCCTGGAGGCGTACATGGAGGCGGGCGGCGGCTTCCTCGGCATCCATGACGCGGCGCGGACCGAGCCGTACTCGGACTGGTTCACCGGCCTCATCGGCGCCCGCCCGGCGGCGAACAGCCCGACCGGCGTCCAGCGGGCCACCGTCGAGATCGGCGACCGGGTCCACCCGGCGACCAAGAGCCTGCCGCTGGAGTGGAAGCGCCCCGACAAGTGGCTGAACTGGACGAAGAACCCGTCCGGTGAGGTCCACACGGTGGCGCGCGTGAGGGAGTTGACGTACAAGCCGGGTGCGAGCGCCAACGGCTGGGACCACCCGGTCTCCTGGTGCCGTGACTACGACGGCGGGCGCTCCTTCTACACGGCGATGGGCGGTACGGCGGACAGCTTCGCCGAGACCGACTTCCGCGACCATCTGCGCGGCGCCCTCGCCTGGACGAACCGCACCTCGCAGGCCGACTGCAAGGCGACGATCACCGCCAACTACACCGCCGAGCGCCTGACCCAGCCCAACCAGCCGGGCCAGAACGACCAGATCGGCGAGCCGCACGGCCTGGTGACCGCCCCGGACGGCAAGGTCTTCTACATCGGGCGCGGCGGCGCCGACAGCAGCGTCCCGGTCGTCACGGACTGGAACAACCCGAACATCGGCAAGGGCAAGGGCGAGATCCACGTCTACGACCCGAAGACGAAGAAGGTCACCCTCGCCGGTGCGCTGGACGTCTTCGGCAACAAGGGCGGCGGCGACGAGCTGGTGAAGGTCGAGGAGGGGCTGCTCGGCATCGAGCTGGACCCCGACTTCGCCTCCAACGGCTGGGTCTATCTGCACTACACCCCGCACGCGAAGATCGACCGCGACAAGCGCATGGCGGTCCGCCAGGTCTCCCGGTTCACCTACGACCAGGCCGCCGGCAGGCTGGACCTGGCCTCGGAGAAGGTGCTGCTCGGCTGGCCGGTGCAGATCAACAGCTGCTGCCACTCGGGCGGCGGCATGGCGTGGGACTCGAAGGGCAACCTGTACATCGCGACCGGGGACAACAACTCCTCCGGATTCACCGGTGGTTACTCCGGCAACAACCCCGAGCCCAATTACAAGGGCATGGCCTTCGCCGACGCCCGGCGCACCTCGGGCAACACCAACAACCTCAACGGCAAGATCCTGCGGATCCACCCCGAGGACGACGGCACCTACACCCTGCCCTCCGGCAACCTCTTCACCGGCAAGGAGCCTGACGAGGGCGGCGGCAAGACCCGGGGCGAGATCTACGTGATGGGCGTGCGCAACCCGGCCCGGATCTCCGTCGACCCCTCGACGGACACGCTGTACGCCGGCTGGGTCGGCCCCGACGCGGGCTCGGCCTCCACCACCTGGGGCCCGGCGAAGTACGACACGTTCGCCGCGATCACCAAGGCGGGCAACCACGGCTGGCCGTTCTGCATGGGCAACAACCAGCCCTACCGGGACCGCAATCTGCCCGACCCGTCGAAGCCGCTGGGCTGGTACGACTGCAACGCCCCGAAGAACGAGTCGCCGCACAACAACGGCCTGGTCAAACTGCCGCCGGTGACCCCGAACAACATCTGGTACTCCCCGCAGGGCGGCGGGGTGGACTACCCGCGCGACGCCAACGGCGTCCCCAGCTACAAGGCCGAGGAGCAGAAGGAACTGCTGCCCTGGCTCAAGGGCGGTGGCCAGGCGACCATGAACGGCCCGGTCTACCGCTACGACGCGCAGAGCGACTCGACGGCGAAGTGGCCGGCGTACTGGGACGGCAAGTGGTTCGTCGGTGACTTCTACGACGACACCCAGCCGCGCCACGCGGTGACCATGGACCCGAAGACGGCCGGCAAGGGCGGACTGCCCACGCACGCGGAGTCGTTGAAGAAGATCATCCCGGTCGGCAACGACGGCATCCGCAATCTGATGGACTGGAAGTTCGCCCCGGACGGTTCGCTGTACGTCCTGGACTACGGGCGCGGCTTCTTCACCTCCGACTCCAAGTCCGCGCTGTGGCGCGTGACCTACAAGGGCGGCGCGGCGACTCCGGCCGTCAAGGACCTGGTTGGAAAGGCGGCAGCGCAGTGA
- a CDS encoding multicopper oxidase domain-containing protein — protein sequence MDRRTFSRRMLIGGAAAATAGVTSLSLGAVEATSAENPPRTAPDGGAVRRIKMYAEKLPNGELGYGFEKGKASIPGPLIELNEGDTLHIDFENLTDVDASLHVHGVDYDIANDGTRMNKSHVEPGGSRTYTWRTHKPGRRKDGTYEPGSAGYWHYHDHVVGTDHGTGGIRKGLYGPLVVRRKGDLLPDQTCTVVFNDMMINNKTAHNSVNFEATVGDRLEFVMITHGEFYHTFHIHGHRWADNRTGILTGPDDPSRVIDNKICGPADSFGLQIIAGERVGAGAWMYHCHVQSHSDMGMAGLLLIKKPDGTIPGYEPHHVASGAGKKATADKSEGGGAAEHQH from the coding sequence ATGGACCGAAGGACCTTCAGCCGGCGGATGCTGATCGGCGGCGCGGCTGCGGCGACCGCCGGTGTGACATCGTTGTCGCTCGGCGCGGTGGAGGCAACCTCCGCCGAGAACCCGCCGCGTACGGCCCCGGACGGCGGAGCGGTGCGCCGGATCAAGATGTACGCCGAGAAGCTGCCGAACGGCGAGCTGGGCTACGGCTTCGAGAAGGGCAAGGCGTCGATCCCCGGTCCGCTCATCGAGCTGAACGAGGGCGACACGCTGCACATCGACTTCGAGAACCTCACCGACGTGGACGCCAGCCTCCATGTGCACGGCGTCGACTACGACATCGCCAACGACGGCACCCGGATGAACAAGAGCCACGTGGAGCCCGGCGGCAGCCGTACGTACACCTGGCGCACCCACAAGCCGGGCCGCCGGAAGGACGGAACGTACGAGCCGGGCAGTGCGGGCTACTGGCACTACCACGACCACGTCGTCGGTACGGACCACGGAACCGGCGGCATCCGCAAGGGGCTGTACGGTCCGCTCGTGGTGCGCAGGAAGGGCGACCTGCTGCCCGACCAGACGTGCACGGTCGTCTTCAACGACATGATGATCAACAACAAGACGGCTCACAACAGCGTCAACTTCGAGGCCACGGTGGGGGACCGGCTCGAATTCGTGATGATCACGCACGGCGAGTTCTACCACACCTTCCACATCCACGGTCACCGGTGGGCGGACAACCGGACCGGCATCCTCACCGGTCCCGACGACCCCAGCCGGGTCATCGACAACAAGATCTGCGGCCCCGCCGACTCCTTCGGCCTCCAGATCATCGCGGGCGAACGCGTGGGCGCCGGGGCGTGGATGTACCACTGCCATGTGCAGAGCCACTCGGACATGGGAATGGCCGGGCTGCTGCTGATCAAGAAGCCGGACGGCACGATCCCGGGGTACGAACCGCACCATGTGGCGAGCGGGGCCGGGAAGAAGGCCACCGCGGACAAGAGCGAGGGCGGGGGAGCGGCGGAGCACCAGCACTGA
- a CDS encoding DEAD/DEAH box helicase — MTDTGARTARPATTGRAARELLAGAEALLGRARAVREDHARAVDAVRAVLDPLLGSLVDRELAAIPVGRLKDVTEGRLRLVALEQAGFTSVGQVHGTARYELRLIPGVGAHTADQALAAAGQIADAVRETVSVRIDMDAPDEAVTALVVALHRLVEAGPDARRAVEAAQRLAERLGPLVTAAAPAGSRLRMLFSGKGARGRVLDAVTGLRTALAEADDQGLPMLFGQVSVDLLRAPESAPGAWVDFELRSAEFYSLLAELSGSGPDRDAAEGFLPAGIADRVRALRLDDSRLRVSLRGYQSFGARFALAQKRVVIGDEMGLGKTVQAIAALAHLAARGESHFLVVCPASVLINWSRELRARSTLRALPLHGAERLEAYAEWVAGGGVALTTFDALRTLPGESLSLSMLIVDEAHFVKNPATRRAQAVAVWAERAEHVLFLTGTPMENRVEEFRSLVRQLRPNLADVVSSTHGAAGSQAFRRAVAPAYLRRNQVDVLAELPALVHVDEWEEFGAEDLVVYREAVASGQFMRMRRAAYAVPATSAKLERLRELVDEARDNGLKVVVFSYFREVLATVGEALGPDAFGPISGSLPAARRQELVDAFSAADGHAVLLSQIQAGGTGLNMQAASVVILCEPQIKPTLEHQAVARAHRMGQVRTVQVHRLLAADSVDQRMVELLARKDRLFDAYARRSDLAEAAPDAVDVSDGELARRIVEEEQQRLARPE; from the coding sequence ATGACCGACACCGGGGCCAGGACCGCCCGCCCGGCGACCACGGGCCGCGCCGCCCGGGAGCTGCTGGCCGGGGCGGAGGCCCTGCTGGGCCGGGCCCGTGCCGTGCGGGAGGACCATGCCCGCGCCGTCGACGCCGTACGGGCCGTCCTCGACCCGCTCCTGGGCTCCCTGGTCGACCGGGAGCTGGCCGCCATCCCGGTGGGCCGGCTGAAGGACGTCACCGAGGGCCGGCTGCGTCTCGTCGCTCTCGAACAGGCCGGGTTCACGAGCGTCGGGCAGGTCCACGGCACCGCCCGCTACGAGCTGCGGCTGATCCCCGGTGTCGGCGCGCACACCGCCGATCAGGCGCTGGCGGCGGCCGGGCAGATCGCCGACGCGGTGCGCGAGACCGTCTCCGTACGGATCGACATGGACGCCCCGGACGAGGCGGTGACCGCGCTGGTCGTCGCCCTGCACCGGCTGGTCGAGGCCGGGCCGGACGCGCGGCGGGCGGTGGAGGCGGCGCAGCGGCTGGCCGAGCGGCTCGGCCCCCTGGTGACCGCCGCCGCACCGGCCGGGAGCCGGCTGCGGATGCTGTTCAGCGGCAAGGGGGCGCGGGGACGGGTGCTGGACGCCGTGACCGGCCTGCGTACGGCGCTCGCGGAGGCGGACGACCAGGGGCTGCCGATGCTCTTCGGGCAGGTCTCGGTCGATCTGCTGCGGGCGCCCGAGTCGGCGCCCGGGGCGTGGGTGGACTTCGAGCTGCGGTCCGCCGAGTTCTACAGCCTGCTCGCCGAGCTGTCCGGCAGCGGACCGGACCGGGACGCCGCCGAGGGGTTCCTGCCCGCCGGGATCGCGGACCGGGTGCGGGCGCTGCGACTCGACGACTCGCGGCTGCGGGTCTCGCTGCGCGGCTACCAGTCGTTCGGGGCACGGTTCGCCCTGGCGCAGAAGCGGGTCGTCATCGGGGACGAGATGGGGCTCGGCAAGACCGTGCAGGCCATCGCCGCCCTCGCCCATCTCGCGGCGCGGGGCGAGAGCCACTTCCTGGTGGTGTGCCCGGCGAGCGTGCTGATCAACTGGAGCCGGGAGCTCCGGGCCCGCTCCACGCTGCGCGCGCTGCCGCTGCACGGGGCGGAGCGGCTGGAGGCGTACGCGGAGTGGGTGGCGGGCGGCGGGGTCGCCCTCACCACGTTCGACGCGCTGCGCACCCTTCCCGGGGAGAGCCTTTCCCTGTCGATGCTGATCGTGGACGAGGCGCACTTCGTGAAGAACCCCGCCACCCGGCGGGCGCAGGCCGTCGCCGTGTGGGCGGAGCGCGCGGAGCACGTCCTGTTCCTCACCGGGACGCCGATGGAGAACCGGGTGGAGGAGTTCCGGAGTCTTGTCCGTCAACTCCGCCCCAATCTCGCCGATGTGGTGTCGTCCACGCATGGCGCCGCCGGTTCGCAGGCCTTCCGGCGGGCTGTGGCCCCCGCCTATCTGCGCCGCAACCAGGTGGACGTGCTCGCCGAACTGCCGGCGCTGGTCCATGTGGACGAGTGGGAGGAGTTCGGCGCCGAGGACCTGGTGGTCTACCGGGAGGCGGTGGCGTCGGGGCAGTTCATGCGGATGCGCCGGGCCGCGTACGCCGTGCCCGCGACCTCCGCCAAGCTGGAGCGGCTGCGCGAACTGGTGGACGAGGCACGGGACAACGGGCTGAAGGTCGTCGTCTTCTCCTACTTCCGCGAGGTGCTGGCCACGGTCGGCGAGGCGTTGGGGCCCGACGCGTTCGGGCCGATCTCCGGGAGCCTGCCCGCCGCCCGCCGGCAGGAGCTGGTCGACGCCTTCTCCGCCGCCGACGGGCACGCGGTGCTGCTCAGCCAGATCCAGGCCGGGGGCACCGGACTCAACATGCAGGCCGCGTCCGTGGTCATCCTGTGCGAGCCGCAGATCAAGCCGACGCTGGAGCACCAGGCCGTCGCCCGGGCCCACCGGATGGGGCAGGTGCGCACGGTCCAGGTGCACCGGCTGCTCGCGGCGGACAGCGTCGACCAGCGGATGGTGGAGCTGCTGGCCCGCAAGGACCGGCTCTTCGACGCGTACGCCCGGCGCAGCGACCTCGCGGAGGCCGCGCCGGACGCCGTCGACGTGTCCGACGGTGAGCTGGCCCGGCGGATCGTGGAGGAGGAGCAGCAGCGGCTGGCCCGCCCGGAGTGA
- a CDS encoding IclR family transcriptional regulator — translation MAEAVTARAPGGAQAVRRALEVLHCFHDNGPDLSASDLARRLELPVSTAHRLARTLLGAGFLEQDPRTARYRLGPAVTELGRLSYHQRGLHLAAPELADLAERTGATADLALRSGPHAVIVAGGSVTPRTGLRRPLHSTALGKVLLAWARPDEGGPGSLPPLLAFTDRTIVEPAALEAELVKVRAEAYALNDGESAHGVRTLAVPVLDGAGYARFALAVRATPSLITAERTEWLLTEARSCARALEVLLLSPAERRPPAR, via the coding sequence ATGGCCGAGGCCGTGACAGCACGCGCACCGGGTGGCGCCCAGGCCGTCCGGCGCGCGCTGGAGGTCCTGCACTGCTTCCACGACAACGGGCCCGACCTCAGCGCCTCCGACCTCGCCCGGCGGCTGGAACTCCCGGTGTCCACGGCGCACCGGCTGGCGCGCACGCTGCTCGGCGCGGGGTTCCTGGAGCAGGATCCGCGTACCGCCCGCTACCGCCTGGGCCCCGCCGTCACCGAGCTGGGCCGGCTCTCCTACCACCAGCGCGGGCTGCACCTGGCCGCGCCGGAGCTGGCGGACCTGGCCGAGCGGACGGGCGCGACGGCGGACCTGGCGCTGCGCAGCGGGCCGCACGCGGTGATCGTGGCGGGCGGTTCGGTGACGCCGAGGACGGGGCTGCGCCGGCCGCTGCACTCGACCGCGCTGGGCAAGGTGCTCCTCGCCTGGGCCCGTCCCGACGAGGGCGGCCCCGGGTCGCTGCCGCCGCTGCTCGCGTTCACCGACCGGACGATCGTCGAACCGGCTGCACTGGAGGCGGAGTTGGTGAAGGTACGGGCCGAGGCCTACGCACTCAACGACGGTGAGTCGGCGCACGGGGTGCGGACCCTGGCCGTGCCGGTCCTGGACGGTGCGGGGTACGCGCGCTTCGCCCTCGCCGTACGGGCGACCCCGTCCCTGATCACCGCCGAGCGCACCGAGTGGCTGCTCACCGAGGCCCGGTCCTGCGCACGGGCCCTGGAGGTGCTGCTGCTCTCCCCAGCGGAACGGCGACCGCCCGCGCGGTAG
- a CDS encoding putative leader peptide, with protein MARRTAVHALSAPGAPVPLTLTVRRHIDLARVSSAACR; from the coding sequence ATGGCCCGACGTACCGCCGTGCACGCGCTCTCCGCCCCGGGCGCCCCCGTGCCACTCACCCTCACCGTGCGCCGCCACATCGACCTGGCGCGCGTCTCCAGCGCAGCCTGTCGCTGA
- a CDS encoding ABC transporter permease yields MSDTRVKAVDSPPPPGLVTPRPQLRKPRSRAYALTVRALGPFVLLGLWWAASATGLLTPDVLASPAEVLRAVAELWENGQLPDALTTSLTRSGLGLLIGLGAGLTLGITTGFTRLGDELLDSSLQTLRTIPFLSLVPLFMVWFGINETAKILLIAVATTFPMYVSASSGVRNTDPKLVEAMRSFGMSRPAIVREVVLPGALPSLLAGLRLSMTLSVIALIAAEEINATAGIGYLMSQAQSYARTDILAVCILVYGLLGLTADVLVRLLERFLMPWRTPQGARR; encoded by the coding sequence ATGAGCGACACCCGTGTGAAGGCCGTCGACTCCCCGCCACCCCCGGGACTCGTCACCCCGCGCCCCCAGCTCCGGAAACCCCGCAGCCGCGCCTACGCCCTGACCGTCCGCGCCCTGGGCCCGTTCGTCCTGCTCGGCCTGTGGTGGGCCGCGTCCGCCACCGGCCTGCTCACCCCGGACGTCCTCGCCTCTCCCGCAGAAGTCCTCAGGGCAGTCGCGGAGTTGTGGGAGAACGGGCAGCTGCCCGACGCGCTCACCACCTCCCTGACCCGCTCCGGGCTCGGGCTGCTCATCGGCCTCGGCGCCGGACTGACCCTCGGCATCACCACCGGGTTCACCCGGCTCGGCGACGAGCTGCTGGACTCCTCCCTCCAGACCCTGCGCACCATCCCGTTCCTCTCCCTGGTCCCGCTGTTCATGGTCTGGTTCGGCATCAACGAGACGGCGAAGATCCTCCTCATCGCGGTCGCCACCACCTTCCCCATGTACGTCTCCGCCTCCAGCGGCGTCCGCAACACCGACCCCAAGCTCGTCGAGGCCATGCGCTCCTTCGGCATGAGCCGTCCCGCCATCGTCCGCGAGGTCGTCCTGCCCGGCGCGCTGCCCTCGCTCCTCGCCGGACTGCGGCTCTCGATGACCCTCAGCGTCATCGCCCTGATCGCCGCCGAGGAGATCAACGCCACGGCGGGCATCGGCTACTTGATGTCCCAGGCCCAGAGCTACGCCCGTACCGACATCCTCGCCGTCTGCATCCTCGTCTACGGGCTCCTCGGCCTCACCGCCGACGTCCTCGTACGGCTCCTGGAGCGCTTCCTGATGCCGTGGCGCACCCCGCAGGGAGCCCGCCGATGA
- a CDS encoding ABC transporter ATP-binding protein encodes MTGNAHRQAAVRVRGLRRVFGSRAVLDDLELDIARGEFVALLGASGSGKTTLLRILGALDGADGGEVLVPEARTVVFQEPRLVPSKKVLANVTVALPRGRRDDGLRALAEVGLERHADAWPATLSGGEAQRVALARALVREPELLLLDEPFAALDALTRLKMQDLVDELCRKHRPAVLLVTHDVEEAVRLADRVAVLRDGRLVTDEKVSIARPRDPGDPAFAALRRRLLDDLGVPAASHPVRTPELDRFGVI; translated from the coding sequence ATGACCGGGAACGCCCACCGTCAGGCAGCCGTACGGGTACGGGGCCTGCGCCGGGTCTTCGGCTCCCGGGCCGTCCTCGACGACCTCGAACTGGACATCGCGCGCGGTGAGTTCGTCGCCCTGCTCGGTGCGAGCGGCAGCGGCAAGACGACCCTGCTGCGGATCCTCGGGGCTCTCGACGGCGCCGACGGGGGAGAGGTGCTCGTCCCCGAGGCCCGCACCGTCGTCTTCCAGGAACCCCGCCTCGTACCGTCCAAGAAGGTGCTCGCCAACGTCACCGTCGCCCTGCCGCGCGGCCGGCGCGACGACGGGCTGCGGGCGCTCGCCGAGGTGGGGCTGGAACGGCACGCCGACGCCTGGCCCGCCACCCTCTCCGGCGGCGAGGCCCAGCGGGTGGCCCTCGCCCGGGCGCTCGTACGGGAGCCCGAACTCCTGCTGCTGGACGAACCGTTCGCCGCCCTGGACGCCCTGACCCGGCTGAAGATGCAGGACCTGGTGGACGAGCTTTGCCGCAAGCACCGGCCCGCCGTCCTGCTGGTGACCCATGACGTCGAGGAGGCCGTACGTCTCGCCGACCGGGTCGCCGTCCTGCGCGACGGGCGGCTCGTCACCGACGAGAAGGTCAGCATCGCCCGCCCCCGCGACCCCGGCGATCCCGCCTTCGCCGCCCTGCGCCGCCGCCTCCTCGACGACCTAGGCGTCCCGGCCGCGTCCCACCCCGTGAGAACCCCCGAACTCGACCGTTTCGGAGTGATCTGA